In the Victivallis sp. Marseille-Q1083 genome, one interval contains:
- a CDS encoding glycosyltransferase, with protein MWCWKQLGRVVVLIMVFGLAVFICSQYYDCWVEENNSFHRWTLGLSLLLLFWPLSYFFVIAIARYHFYREIPPVPPEELPKCTVIIPAYNEGEHISEALESICRSNYPADKLEIIAVNDGSIDDTLRWMRIAANHFKGRIRVIDCPENHGKRYALYRGFSSGSGEIFITVDSDSMVEPDALARMVSPFVRDSSIGAVAGNVRVANSACGIFPPMLDAGFTFAFDFIRGGQSVFKSVFCTPGALSAYRRSVVMPVLTGWLEQCFMGQPAGIGEDRAMTNLILKQGYGVVMQRSAFITTNVPESYWGFSKMLLRWERSNIRENLKMYTFIFKDFDWLDARRWFMLFTLLQYSLMTLLPALMIWGSIYNIFATQGELLLSIIAMALLWATLPAAVNLQRNSNRLIWYCYFYGIFHVLTLFWLVPYAVLTVRNSNWMTRMKSNSAGKL; from the coding sequence ATGTGGTGCTGGAAACAGTTGGGCCGGGTAGTGGTCCTGATAATGGTCTTTGGCCTGGCGGTATTCATCTGCAGTCAGTATTATGACTGCTGGGTGGAAGAAAACAACTCCTTTCACCGCTGGACTCTGGGACTGTCGCTGCTACTGCTGTTCTGGCCGCTGAGTTATTTTTTCGTCATCGCGATTGCCCGTTATCACTTCTATCGGGAAATTCCGCCCGTTCCGCCGGAAGAGCTGCCGAAATGCACTGTGATCATTCCGGCGTACAATGAAGGCGAACATATTTCCGAAGCGCTCGAAAGCATCTGCCGGAGCAATTATCCGGCCGATAAGTTGGAAATCATCGCCGTCAACGACGGCAGCATCGATGATACGCTGCGCTGGATGCGGATAGCCGCCAACCATTTCAAGGGCCGGATCCGGGTGATCGATTGTCCGGAAAATCATGGCAAGCGTTATGCACTTTACCGCGGTTTCTCCAGCGGCAGCGGCGAAATTTTCATCACCGTGGACAGCGATTCGATGGTCGAGCCGGATGCCCTGGCGCGCATGGTCAGTCCCTTTGTCCGCGATTCGTCGATCGGCGCGGTGGCCGGCAACGTCCGGGTGGCCAATTCCGCCTGCGGCATTTTTCCGCCGATGCTGGATGCCGGTTTCACTTTCGCCTTCGATTTCATCCGCGGCGGCCAAAGTGTGTTCAAAAGCGTCTTCTGCACGCCCGGAGCGTTGAGCGCCTACCGGCGTTCGGTGGTGATGCCGGTATTGACCGGCTGGCTGGAACAGTGTTTCATGGGCCAGCCGGCCGGCATCGGCGAGGACCGGGCGATGACCAATCTGATTTTGAAGCAGGGCTATGGGGTAGTCATGCAGCGTTCGGCTTTCATCACCACCAATGTCCCGGAAAGTTATTGGGGTTTTTCCAAAATGCTGCTGCGTTGGGAACGCAGCAACATCCGGGAAAATCTAAAAATGTACACCTTCATCTTCAAGGACTTCGATTGGCTGGACGCGCGACGCTGGTTCATGCTGTTCACCCTGTTGCAGTATTCGCTGATGACACTGCTGCCGGCCCTGATGATCTGGGGTTCGATTTACAATATTTTCGCCACCCAGGGGGAATTGCTGTTGAGCATCATCGCGATGGCGTTGCTGTGGGCAACCCTGCCGGCGGCAGTCAATCTGCAACGCAATTCCAACCGGCTGATCTGGTACTGT
- a CDS encoding SDR family NAD(P)-dependent oxidoreductase, with the protein MKLQDKVAVITGAGRGIGRATAELFAREGARVAVVDRDRPAGEATVQAIRQHGGRAFGVCCDVGNGRQVGEALQAVLREYGTVDILVNDAAVQLNKPLLETSDAEFEEVININLTGAFRFLRDAARIMIDQRKPGVIVNFSSTFAVVGSPGYLAYHASKGGVASLTRAAAVALLPYGIRVNAVAPGTTETPGLYDGARDTGDLQKGLESFKALQPLKRFGRPEEIARVVLFLASDDASFVVGANWLADGGYTIV; encoded by the coding sequence ATGAAATTACAGGACAAAGTTGCCGTCATTACCGGAGCCGGCAGGGGAATTGGCCGGGCGACCGCCGAATTATTCGCCCGGGAAGGCGCCCGGGTGGCGGTGGTCGACCGTGACCGGCCGGCCGGCGAGGCGACCGTTCAAGCCATCCGGCAGCACGGCGGCCGGGCGTTTGGGGTTTGCTGCGATGTCGGAAACGGCCGGCAGGTCGGCGAGGCGTTACAGGCGGTGCTGCGGGAATACGGCACGGTCGACATTCTGGTCAACGACGCGGCGGTCCAGTTGAACAAACCGCTGCTGGAAACCAGCGATGCCGAATTCGAAGAGGTGATCAACATCAATCTGACCGGCGCTTTTCGCTTCCTGCGCGATGCCGCCAGAATCATGATCGACCAGCGGAAGCCCGGTGTCATCGTCAATTTCTCTTCGACATTCGCCGTCGTCGGTTCGCCGGGCTACCTGGCTTATCACGCCTCCAAGGGCGGGGTCGCCTCGCTGACCCGCGCCGCCGCTGTCGCTTTATTGCCGTACGGAATCAGGGTGAACGCCGTCGCGCCCGGCACGACCGAAACGCCCGGCTTATATGACGGCGCCCGCGATACCGGCGACCTGCAAAAGGGGCTGGAAAGCTTCAAGGCCCTGCAGCCGCTGAAGCGCTTCGGCCGACCGGAGGAGATCGCCCGGGTGGTGCTCTTCCTGGCCAGTGACGACGCCAGCTTTGTCGTCGGGGCGAATTGGCTGGCCGACGGCGGTTATACGATCGTCTGA